From Xenopus tropicalis strain Nigerian chromosome 3, UCB_Xtro_10.0, whole genome shotgun sequence, the proteins below share one genomic window:
- the lrrc8e.2 gene encoding volume-regulated anion channel subunit LRRC8D — protein MISVSEVVSLAESQAHFKALKPWWDVLMDYLVVIMVMVSFFSATLLIITDKVVCMPVSTKSAPTGLEAAQSVRSLSNTGHSGYLTNLDYQQYLYVSAVCYQNVVPWQSKYFPYLALVTTLSLLFSSHFWFKYPKTSSKIDHFLSILAKCFESPWTTRALEETTDQQPHLVRQKSSCSRSVPYTPRTPLLRKSPFSLIQTPVPSIMDKKEEEQAKALFEKIRHFRSYIEDSDIVYRVYTGQTVIKMLKVVVVLGYTFSLIGTFSFQHICKPAIQPLMGYTIFNCTHNLAFILEKLLLTYILLVSLYTCLLAYALFWLCSHSLKVYSFEKKQGGAELGDIPDVKKDFAFLLHMIDHYDSLYSKRFSVFLSAVSEGRLREMELNSEWTMEKLGEFVTKDTRGRRELQLSMLPAIPKAVYNLTEVEVLKLELIASARISGAVSRLSALTELHLIHCSTKMDTDAYCFLQNKLKVLHIRFTDLEEIPPWIYNLKSLQELHLSGNLNSSNNKSIRLNSLRGLTHLRALSLNSNVQHLPSAILDVAGQLSKLSIQNGGTTLDGQTQLKRMKQLLEVELQDCQISKIPGVLSSLLSLQCIDLSSNLLNVVNEIGTFQRLRGLTILRLNHNAIGCLPPSIQHLHNLEELSISHNRLETIPTSLFSLVRLRNVDISHNNIKVIPLEVGQLSRLEWFAVTGNQISSLPHELCRCTRLRSLKAGFNNLSSLPTVFNKLTLLSTLELAGNHLISLPVEIASCSLLLKGGLNVEEHVLKASPLEIKRKFLCKV, from the coding sequence ATGATCTCCGTCAGCGAAGTTGTCTCCCTCGCCGAATCCCAAGCGCATTTCAAGGCGCTGAAACCATGGTGGGACGTTCTCATGGACTATCTCGTCGTAATAATGGTTATGGTCTCCTTCTTTTCGGCCACGCTGCTCATCATCACCGACAAAGTGGTGTGCATGCCAGTAAGCACCAAGAGTGCCCCCACAGGTTTAGAAGCGGCTCAGTCTGTGCGCTCTCTGTCTAACACTGGGCACTCTGGTTACCTGACCAACCTGGATTATCAGCAATACCTGTACGTCAGCGCTGTCTGCTACCAAAATGTAGTGCCTTGGCAATCAAAATACTTCCCTTACTTGGCTCTTGTAACTACGTTGTCTCTCCTTTTCAGCAGCCATTTCTGGTTTAAGTACCCAAAGACATCCTCCAAAATTGACCATTTCCTTTCTATATTAGCCAAGTGCTTTGAATCACCTTGGACCACTAGAGCCCTTGAGGAGACCACTGACCAGCAACCTCACCTTGTCCGGCAAAAGTCTAGCTGTTCCCGTTCGGTGCCGTACACCCCGAGAACACCTCTTTTACGCAAATCTCCATTTTCACTGATACAGACCCCAGTGCCGTCCATTATGGATAAAAAGGAAGAAGAACAGGCCAAGGCGTTGTTTGAAAAAATACGCCATTTCCGCTCCTATATTGAGGATTCTGATATAGTATACAGAGTTTATACAGGCCAAACCGTCATTAAAATGTTGAAGGTTGTTGTAGTGCTTGGCTACACATTTAGCCTCATAGGAACATTCAGCTTCCAGCATATTTGCAAGCCGGCGATACAACCCCTTATGGGTTATACTATTTTTAATTGCACCCACAATTTGGCTTTTATCCTGGAGAAACTGTTGTTGACTTACATTCTCCTTGTGTCTCTATATACGTGCCTATTGGCCTATGCCTTGTTTTGGCTGTGCAGCCATTCGCTGAAGGTATACTCCTTTGAAAAGAAGCAAGGTGGTGCTGAATTAGGAGACATTCCTGACGTCAAAAAGGATTTTGCCTTTCTGCTGCACATGATCGACCACTACGACTCCTTGTATTCGAAAAGATTCTCAGTGTTCCTTTCGGCCGTAAGTGAAGGGAGACTGAGAGAGATGGAATTAAATTCAGAGTGGACAATGGAAAAGCTTGGGGAGTTTGTGACCAAGGACACTCGCGGCAGGCGGGAGTTGCAGCTCTCCATGCTTCCTGCCATACCCAAAGCTGTTTATAATCTGACTGAGGTTGAAGTCCTCAAACTGGAGCTGATCGCCTCAGCGAGGATCTCAGGAGCCGTGTCGAGACTAAGTGCCCTTACTGAGCTCCACCTTATTCACTGCTCCACTAAAATGGATACAGATGCATACTGTTTCCTACAGAATAAGCTGAAGGTGCTTCACATAAGGTTCACTGACTTGGAAGAGATTCCTCCATGGATTTACAACTTAAAGAGTCTTCAAGAGCTCCATCTCTCCGGCAACCTCAACTCGTCAAATAACAAATCGATCCGTCTGAATTCATTGCGGGGCCTTACTCACCTTAGAGCTCTTTCACTCAACAGCAATGTGCAAcaccttccctctgccatctTAGATGTGGCTGGACAGCTGTCTAAGCTGAGCATACAAAATGGAGGAACCACGCTTGATGGCCAGACTCAGTTAAAAAGGATGAAACAACTTTTGGAAGTGGAACTGCAGGATTGCCAGATATCAAAAATCCCAGGGGTACTATCCAGTTTGTTAAGCCTCCAATGTATAGATTTATCATCCAACTTATTGAATGTGGTGAATGAAATAGGAACCTTTCAGCGTCTCCGGGGTCTAACTATTTTACGGCTGAACCATAATGCTATTGGTTGCCTACCTCCATCTATTCAACACCTGCATAATCTGGAGGAACTCTCCATCTCCCACAACAGGCTAGAAACCATACCCACGTCTCTCTTTTCTCTTGTAAGACTTAGGAATGTTGACATTAGCCACAACAATATTAAAGTCATTCCTTTAGAAGTAGGGCAGCTGTCACGCCTAGAATGGTTTGCAGTCACTGGTAACCAGATCTCATCGCTGCCCCATGAACTGTGCCGTTGCACTAGACTCCGGTCTCTTAAGGCTGGCTTCAACAATCTTTCAAGTCTTCCCACAGTGTTTAATAAGCTCACTCTCCTTTCTACCCTGGAGCTGGCCGGGAACCATCTCATCTCCTTGCCTGTGGAGATTGCTTCTTGCTCCTTGCTGCTGAAGGGGGGCCTCAATGTAGAAGAGCATGTTCTAAAAGCTTCGCCCTTGGAGATCAAAAGAAAATTcttgtgcaaagtgtaa